Proteins encoded together in one Synechococcus sp. A15-62 window:
- a CDS encoding chlorophyll a/b binding light-harvesting protein translates to MQSYGSSSVSYDWWAGNAGVAKRSGSFIAAHAAHAGLIMFWAGAFTLFELARYDGTLPMGEQGLILIPHLAGLGFGVGESSVIVDQQPLIAIAAFHLVSSAVLGAAGIWHTLRAPKDLSEAKGRAQKFHFEWSDSKKLTFILGHHLIFLGLGAIAFVEWAKRHGIYDSAIGAVRQVEPNIDLGMVWGYQANFLSISSLEDVMGGHAVLAFILTIGGVWHIISSPFGPFKKVLIYNGESILSYSLAGVALMGFVTAIWCAQNTTIYPVELYGDPLKLNFAFSPYFSDTTALDGGAHSARAWLANTHFYLAFFFLQGHFWHALRGMGFNFKRVSEALDNMGNSKVSA, encoded by the coding sequence ATGCAGTCTTACGGAAGTTCATCAGTCAGTTATGACTGGTGGGCTGGAAATGCAGGAGTCGCGAAGCGCAGCGGTTCTTTCATTGCAGCCCACGCTGCCCATGCAGGTTTAATCATGTTTTGGGCAGGTGCATTCACCTTGTTTGAGTTGGCCCGTTATGACGGAACACTGCCAATGGGAGAACAAGGGCTGATTTTGATTCCACATCTCGCCGGCCTTGGCTTCGGCGTAGGGGAAAGCTCTGTAATCGTTGACCAACAACCCCTCATCGCGATCGCAGCATTCCATCTGGTTTCATCTGCTGTTCTTGGAGCAGCTGGAATCTGGCATACACTTCGAGCGCCCAAGGACCTTTCAGAGGCTAAAGGCCGCGCCCAAAAGTTTCACTTTGAATGGAGTGATAGCAAAAAGCTCACGTTCATCCTGGGGCATCACCTGATTTTTCTCGGCCTCGGAGCCATTGCCTTCGTTGAATGGGCAAAGCGCCATGGAATTTACGACAGCGCTATCGGAGCTGTTCGACAGGTTGAACCAAATATTGACCTCGGCATGGTGTGGGGTTATCAGGCTAATTTTCTCTCCATCAGTAGTCTTGAAGACGTGATGGGTGGTCATGCTGTTTTGGCCTTCATTCTCACGATTGGTGGTGTTTGGCATATCATATCCAGCCCTTTCGGACCCTTCAAAAAGGTCTTGATCTACAACGGCGAATCGATCCTTTCTTACTCGCTTGCTGGTGTAGCTCTGATGGGATTTGTGACCGCAATTTGGTGTGCTCAAAACACGACAATTTACCCCGTTGAGTTGTATGGAGATCCATTGAAATTGAACTTCGCCTTCTCTCCCTACTTCAGCGACACAACTGCTCTTGATGGTGGTGCCCACTCAGCCCGAGCATGGCTGGCCAATACGCACTTCTACCTTGCATTCTTTTTCCTGCAAGGACATTTTTGGCATGCCTTGCGCGGTATGGGCTTTAACTTCAAGCGCGTTTCTGAGGCGCTTGACAACATGGGAAATTCCAAGGTCAGTGCCTGA
- a CDS encoding iron uptake porin, translated as MTLVRQLLVAPAALGLLASGANAAELNINGVSDYAATASGNSLDQVTSVTQFSDVYPTDWAYQALANLVETYGCVAGYPNGTFRGNRGMTRYEAAALLNACLDRITEVTDELRRLLKEFETELAILKGRVDGLEARVGELEATQFSTTTKLKGQATWVFGASRFKGSASRQRSESNEALGGTTFNYDLQLGLETSFTGKDQLTTVLRGGNFDGDGNVFGSGGPSGLATLETAFQEGDRPNLVAIDKLFYSFPLGDEITITTGPIVGQEDMLAIWPSVYPSDPILDVLTVNGAPGAYNKNKGAGVGISWAAESGARASANYVAANGASSDTRSGGFVTDEAGGTGTLQLGWEGENWGVAALYSKVQNGQDLIVYATPFVKHRFSDRGVTHAYALGGFWQPLESGWLPSLSLGWGINQSDTQRKGQVSTSQSWRAGLQWNDVLMGGGNAGMAVGQPVFATDLRGGDTPADGQFIWEWWYQFQVTDNISVTPALFYLSRPMGELTPDGSTFQQLGGLIKTTFVF; from the coding sequence ATGACGCTTGTCCGTCAACTGCTGGTGGCTCCCGCCGCCCTTGGCCTTCTGGCGAGTGGTGCCAATGCCGCCGAGCTGAACATCAACGGCGTTTCTGATTACGCGGCTACTGCCAGTGGCAACAGCCTTGATCAGGTCACCAGCGTCACACAATTCTCCGACGTTTATCCCACCGACTGGGCCTATCAGGCTCTGGCCAACCTGGTGGAAACCTACGGCTGCGTCGCCGGTTACCCCAACGGCACCTTCCGTGGCAACCGGGGCATGACCCGCTATGAAGCGGCTGCCCTGCTGAACGCCTGCCTCGACCGGATCACTGAAGTGACCGACGAGCTGCGTCGTCTGCTCAAGGAATTCGAAACCGAGCTGGCCATCCTTAAGGGTCGCGTTGACGGCCTCGAGGCCCGCGTCGGCGAACTGGAAGCCACCCAGTTCTCCACCACCACCAAACTCAAGGGGCAAGCCACCTGGGTGTTCGGAGCCAGCCGCTTCAAAGGGTCCGCATCCCGGCAGCGTTCGGAGAGCAATGAAGCGTTGGGCGGCACGACGTTCAACTACGACCTTCAGCTGGGGTTGGAGACCTCCTTCACCGGCAAGGATCAATTGACCACGGTGTTGCGTGGCGGCAACTTCGACGGAGACGGCAACGTTTTCGGCAGTGGAGGGCCGTCAGGTCTGGCCACACTGGAAACTGCGTTTCAGGAGGGTGATCGCCCCAATCTGGTGGCGATCGACAAACTCTTTTATTCCTTCCCGTTGGGGGATGAGATCACCATCACCACTGGCCCGATTGTTGGCCAGGAAGACATGCTCGCGATCTGGCCGAGCGTCTATCCCAGTGATCCGATCCTCGATGTGCTCACGGTGAATGGAGCGCCGGGGGCCTACAACAAAAACAAAGGTGCGGGCGTGGGCATCAGCTGGGCTGCGGAAAGCGGAGCCCGCGCATCGGCCAACTATGTGGCGGCCAATGGTGCATCAAGCGACACCCGTTCCGGTGGTTTCGTCACCGACGAGGCGGGCGGCACCGGCACCCTCCAGTTGGGTTGGGAGGGTGAGAACTGGGGCGTTGCTGCCCTGTATTCCAAGGTTCAGAACGGTCAAGACCTGATCGTGTACGCCACGCCCTTCGTCAAGCATCGGTTCAGTGATCGGGGCGTGACCCACGCCTATGCCCTCGGTGGTTTCTGGCAGCCGTTGGAGAGCGGTTGGCTTCCATCGCTGTCGCTCGGTTGGGGCATCAATCAATCCGACACCCAGCGCAAAGGCCAGGTCAGCACCAGTCAGTCCTGGAGGGCTGGGCTGCAGTGGAATGATGTGTTGATGGGGGGGGGCAACGCCGGAATGGCTGTGGGCCAGCCTGTTTTTGCGACTGATCTGCGTGGTGGTGACACCCCTGCTGATGGCCAGTTCATCTGGGAGTGGTGGTATCAGTTCCAAGTGACCGACAACATCAGCGTCACCCCGGCGCTGTTCTACCTGTCGCGACCCATGGGTGAGCTCACACCGGACGGCTCAACCTTTCAGCAACTGGGTGGCCTGATCAAAACGACATTTGTGTTCTGA
- a CDS encoding HupE/UreJ family protein, with protein sequence MNSLPLALRRPLQIAGPSLLAVLLLASPAFAHHPFGMGDSAALTPLQGLLSGVGHPLLGPDHLLFLLAIAFIGLQRPRAWVIPLLAAGLGGSVLSQFIPLPDAVAPWAEAMVSLSLVVEGLMALTVASTRWLLPLVALHGFLLGSTIVGAEPTPLFTYFLGLLIGQGALLLVVSNWSKSLVERLGSQGQRLGAGIWMGIGMAFAWVALID encoded by the coding sequence TTGAATTCTTTGCCACTGGCCCTGCGCAGGCCGCTGCAGATCGCCGGCCCTTCGCTTCTGGCGGTTCTTCTCCTGGCCAGTCCGGCGTTCGCCCACCACCCCTTTGGCATGGGCGACAGCGCTGCCCTCACCCCCCTGCAGGGATTGCTCAGTGGCGTTGGTCATCCGCTGCTGGGTCCTGACCATCTCCTGTTTCTGCTGGCCATCGCCTTCATCGGCCTGCAACGTCCCCGCGCCTGGGTGATTCCTCTGCTGGCTGCAGGCCTGGGCGGCAGTGTTCTGTCCCAGTTCATCCCCCTGCCGGATGCCGTTGCTCCCTGGGCGGAGGCCATGGTCTCCCTCAGCCTGGTGGTGGAGGGTTTGATGGCCCTCACCGTGGCCTCCACCCGTTGGTTGCTGCCGCTGGTGGCCCTGCATGGTTTTCTGCTGGGCAGCACCATCGTTGGTGCGGAACCCACCCCGCTGTTCACCTATTTCCTGGGCCTGCTGATTGGCCAAGGCGCGCTGCTGCTGGTGGTGAGCAACTGGTCTAAGTCTCTGGTTGAGCGCCTCGGCTCCCAGGGGCAACGGCTTGGTGCCGGCATCTGGATGGGCATCGGAATGGCCTTTGCCTGGGTTGCCCTGATCGACTGA
- a CDS encoding c-type cytochrome yields the protein MRHLLSLALAALIALFAPSMVSAADVAHGEQVFSSNCAACHVGGGNVVNGQRTLQQDDLKAYLANYNDGHEEAIAYQVTNGKNGMPAFGPKLSDADIADVAAYVESQSVKGWS from the coding sequence ATGCGTCACCTTCTTTCTCTCGCGCTGGCCGCTTTGATCGCGTTGTTCGCGCCTTCCATGGTTTCCGCTGCAGATGTGGCTCATGGTGAGCAGGTGTTCTCGTCCAATTGCGCGGCCTGCCACGTCGGAGGCGGCAACGTTGTGAACGGTCAGCGCACGCTCCAACAGGACGATCTCAAGGCGTATCTCGCCAACTACAACGACGGCCATGAAGAAGCCATTGCGTATCAGGTGACCAATGGCAAGAACGGTATGCCTGCTTTCGGCCCAAAACTGAGCGATGCAGATATTGCTGATGTTGCTGCTTACGTCGAATCCCAATCGGTCAAAGGCTGGTCTTGA
- a CDS encoding 16S rRNA (uracil(1498)-N(3))-methyltransferase, with protein MNIVVLNRSDWLDERKVRLVDRRADHIRSVLRAAVGDSIRVGELNGDLGQGRICALDADAVVLEVDLNQPPPPRHRFDIVLALPRPKVLRRLFRTVAEYGVANLHLINCARVEKSYWQSPLLAPEKVHEALLAGMERASDTVAPRVHQHRRFRPFVEDQLKELCAGRPCWMAQIGASLPLRDTPAGAAVVMVGPEGGFVPFELELAHAVIAQPVHLGSRTLSVDTALTTALALG; from the coding sequence ATGAACATCGTTGTTCTCAACCGTTCGGATTGGCTGGATGAACGGAAGGTTCGTCTTGTGGATCGGCGGGCCGATCACATCCGTTCGGTGCTGCGGGCCGCAGTGGGCGACAGCATCCGGGTTGGTGAGCTGAATGGCGATCTGGGCCAGGGCCGCATCTGTGCCCTGGATGCTGATGCCGTGGTGCTGGAGGTGGACCTCAACCAGCCACCGCCGCCCCGCCATCGGTTCGACATTGTTCTGGCCTTGCCGAGGCCCAAGGTGCTGCGCCGCCTGTTCCGCACCGTGGCCGAATACGGGGTGGCAAACCTTCACCTGATCAACTGCGCCCGGGTTGAAAAGAGCTATTGGCAATCGCCTTTGCTTGCACCCGAGAAGGTGCATGAGGCGCTGCTTGCGGGGATGGAGCGCGCCAGCGACACGGTGGCGCCTCGGGTGCATCAGCACCGGCGCTTTCGCCCCTTTGTCGAAGACCAGCTCAAGGAGCTTTGTGCCGGACGGCCCTGCTGGATGGCCCAGATTGGGGCCTCCCTTCCCTTGCGCGACACCCCAGCAGGGGCTGCCGTTGTGATGGTGGGGCCGGAGGGCGGTTTTGTTCCGTTTGAACTGGAGTTGGCCCATGCGGTGATCGCGCAGCCCGTGCATCTGGGATCGCGCACCTTGAGCGTGGACACGGCCCTCACCACCGCTCTGGCCCTGGGATGA